From a single Nitrogeniibacter mangrovi genomic region:
- a CDS encoding superoxide dismutase — protein MDHRLPPLPYAKNALAPHMSAETFDYHYDKHHQAYVTNLNAQIKDTPFENLALEEIVRQAPAGGIYNNAAQAWNHTFFWNCMAPAGGAAPTGPLADAINAKWGSLEAFKNAFRAAAVSNFGSGWTWLVKKADGTVDVVNTGAAGNPLTGGDTPLLCIDVWEHAYYIDYRNARPAFVDAFLDKLVNWAFAQANFA, from the coding sequence ATGGACCACAGACTTCCCCCGCTTCCCTACGCAAAGAATGCGCTGGCTCCCCACATGTCAGCGGAAACCTTCGACTACCACTACGACAAGCATCACCAGGCCTACGTCACGAATCTGAATGCCCAGATCAAGGACACGCCTTTCGAAAACCTGGCGCTCGAAGAAATCGTCAGGCAGGCGCCCGCTGGTGGCATCTACAACAATGCCGCGCAAGCCTGGAACCACACCTTCTTCTGGAATTGCATGGCGCCCGCCGGGGGTGCTGCGCCGACCGGACCGTTGGCCGACGCGATCAACGCCAAATGGGGAAGCCTCGAGGCCTTCAAGAACGCGTTCCGTGCTGCGGCCGTGAGCAACTTCGGATCGGGCTGGACCTGGCTGGTCAAGAAGGCCGACGGCACGGTGGATGTCGTCAACACCGGTGCGGCCGGCAATCCGCTGACCGGCGGCGATACGCCCTTGTTGTGTATCGACGTCTGGGAGCACGCCTATTACATCGACTATCGCAATGCCCGCCCGGCCTTCGTCGACGCCTTTCTCGACAAGCTCGTGAACTGGGCCTTTGCCCAGGCCAACTTTGCCTGA
- a CDS encoding cytochrome b, with protein MQLRDNGLGYSPITLVMHWIVAALLLSIIGLGIAIPQIGDEARRVDLEQLQNLLGTLLFLVSIYRLWARVTSYQPLPVGTPHPIEVIVSRSVAVAMALAMVLLPIAVWLYRSAAGVAIELPGGFSIPALIGPSQPVKDVVGILFNIGATAFLAGLGLHIFGALKSHFVLKNDVLKRMFGKHVEL; from the coding sequence ATGCAACTACGAGACAACGGCCTGGGTTACTCGCCCATTACGCTCGTGATGCACTGGATCGTGGCAGCGCTGCTGTTGTCGATCATCGGATTGGGCATCGCCATTCCCCAGATTGGGGACGAGGCGCGACGAGTGGATCTCGAGCAACTGCAGAACCTGCTCGGCACCCTCTTGTTCCTCGTCTCGATCTACCGCCTCTGGGCACGCGTCACGTCCTACCAACCGCTGCCGGTCGGGACACCCCACCCCATCGAGGTCATCGTCAGCCGCTCGGTGGCGGTGGCCATGGCCCTGGCCATGGTGCTGCTGCCGATTGCCGTATGGCTCTATCGATCGGCAGCCGGCGTAGCCATCGAGCTGCCTGGCGGGTTCTCGATTCCTGCCCTCATCGGACCCAGCCAGCCCGTGAAGGACGTCGTCGGTATCCTTTTCAACATCGGTGCGACGGCATTTCTCGCGGGGCTTGGGCTCCATATCTTCGGAGCACTCAAGAGCCACTTCGTGCTCAAGAACGATGTGCTGAAGCGGATGTTCGGAAAACATGTGGAGCTTTAA
- the actP gene encoding cation/acetate symporter ActP yields the protein MNIKIRCRTAATAALWAISSGGCLAATNGTPDSASGTNSIAIMFFAVFVAATLFITYWAAKRTKSADDYYAAGGEITGLQNGLAIAGDFMSAGAFLGLTALVYNRGFDGIVYAVGYATGMPIVVFLLASRLRKLGRYTFADVVSTRLNERPVRVFSACASLCIVSLYLIAQMVGAGQLIQLLFGLDYIYAEFLVGSLMMVYVIFGGMVATTWVQIVKAVLLLAGGLVVAGLVMQGFGFDFSAMLRTAVDVHHEHNAILSPRFLADNPVSAFSLGLALMFGTSGLPHILMRFFTVRDARAARSSVFWASVFMNIFFALVFVIGFGAIALVASNPAFLDAAGKPLGGGNMVAIHLARAVGGNALLGFVSAVAFATILAVVSGLTLAGSSAVSHDIYACVFRKGQTDERAELRVSRVCTLVLGVVSVVLGIAFQSQNVAYMIGLTFSVACSSTFPVLLLTLYWRGLTTRGAVIGGSVGLVSAVLLTIAGPAVWVHVLGHGEPLFAIDPPTIVSMPLAFVACWLVSLLDRSSQADIDRAWHGGKVSEMGATSMIGN from the coding sequence ATGAACATCAAAATTCGATGCAGGACCGCTGCGACCGCGGCGCTATGGGCCATCTCGAGTGGCGGATGCCTTGCAGCGACAAACGGTACCCCGGACAGTGCTTCGGGAACGAATTCAATCGCGATCATGTTTTTCGCGGTATTCGTCGCCGCCACCTTATTCATTACCTATTGGGCTGCGAAGCGCACAAAATCGGCCGACGATTATTACGCGGCCGGCGGTGAAATCACGGGACTGCAGAACGGTCTCGCAATCGCCGGTGATTTCATGTCGGCGGGCGCATTTCTCGGTCTCACGGCGCTGGTCTACAATCGGGGCTTCGATGGCATTGTTTACGCGGTCGGCTATGCGACGGGGATGCCTATCGTCGTGTTCCTGTTGGCGTCGCGATTGCGCAAGCTCGGCAGATATACGTTTGCAGACGTGGTGTCGACACGCCTCAACGAACGGCCGGTGCGTGTGTTTTCTGCCTGCGCCTCGCTGTGTATCGTGTCGCTGTACCTGATTGCTCAGATGGTCGGTGCCGGGCAACTCATCCAGCTGCTGTTTGGGCTCGATTACATCTATGCGGAATTCCTGGTCGGTTCTCTCATGATGGTTTACGTCATTTTTGGCGGCATGGTGGCGACGACCTGGGTCCAGATCGTCAAGGCGGTGCTCCTCCTGGCGGGCGGCCTCGTTGTGGCGGGGCTGGTCATGCAGGGATTCGGTTTCGATTTCAGCGCGATGTTGCGAACCGCGGTGGATGTCCATCACGAGCACAATGCCATCCTCAGCCCGCGGTTCCTGGCAGACAACCCGGTATCGGCGTTTTCGCTGGGGCTGGCGCTGATGTTCGGCACGTCCGGCCTGCCGCACATTCTCATGCGGTTCTTCACGGTGAGGGATGCGCGCGCCGCCAGATCCTCGGTGTTCTGGGCCAGCGTATTCATGAACATCTTTTTCGCGCTGGTCTTCGTCATCGGGTTTGGCGCCATCGCGCTGGTCGCCTCGAATCCCGCCTTTCTCGATGCGGCGGGCAAGCCCCTCGGCGGCGGGAACATGGTCGCCATTCACCTGGCCCGAGCGGTCGGCGGGAATGCATTGCTCGGCTTCGTCTCGGCGGTTGCCTTCGCCACGATTCTCGCCGTCGTGTCAGGGCTGACACTTGCGGGGTCGTCCGCGGTGTCGCACGACATCTATGCCTGTGTGTTTCGCAAGGGGCAGACGGACGAACGCGCGGAACTTCGAGTGTCGCGCGTGTGTACGCTCGTGCTCGGCGTCGTCTCGGTCGTGCTCGGCATCGCGTTTCAATCGCAGAATGTGGCCTACATGATCGGGCTCACCTTCTCGGTCGCGTGCAGCTCAACGTTTCCGGTGTTGCTGCTCACGCTCTACTGGCGCGGATTGACCACGCGTGGTGCGGTCATCGGTGGCTCGGTTGGCCTGGTCTCGGCGGTGCTGCTTACGATCGCCGGGCCGGCCGTCTGGGTGCACGTGCTGGGCCATGGGGAGCCGCTTTTCGCGATCGACCCGCCGACGATCGTCTCGATGCCCCTGGCGTTCGTCGCGTGCTGGCTGGTATCGCTGCTCGATCGCAGCTCGCAGGCCGATATCGATCGTGCCTGGCACGGCGGCAAGGTGAGCGAGATGGGCGCCACGAGCATGATCGGGAATTAA
- a CDS encoding cation acetate symporter codes for MKSTRNLLMLMALMGPTMTAFAAPGALQAVERQPINTTAIILFLVFVGATLAITYWSASRTKSVNDFYTAGGGITGFQNGIALAGDYMSAGTLLGLTSMIFFRGYDGMIYAISFFVAWPVLLFLFAERIRNLGRITISDIVANRLDEGPIRTLMAFSSLTVVCFYLITQMVGAGQLIQLLFGLPYNYAVIIVGVLMVIYVTFGGMVATTWVQITKACLLLLGGTVLGFLAISKFGFSLDSLFDQAVAAHKDGAAILLPGKLTADPIAIISLSIALVFGTAGLPHILMRFFTVANAKEARKSVFVATGAIGFFFLLVVVLGMAAIVIVGRDPAFFVGGDLAGKLIGGNNMPVMHLAKAVGGDLMLGFLSAVAFATILAVVSGLAIAGTSAIAHDLYTRVIKKNRASEAEQRRVSRIAPVCIGVVAVILGILFKDQNIAFLIGLTFGIAASVNFPILALSMFWKGLTTRGALIGGTAGLISSVALVILSPAVWVKVLGNDHAIFPYDYPAIVSVNVAFLFTWLGSITDRSSRAGREREAFDDQFVAAQTGLGAAGAVRH; via the coding sequence ATGAAATCGACACGCAACCTACTGATGCTCATGGCCCTGATGGGACCGACGATGACTGCGTTTGCGGCGCCGGGTGCGTTGCAGGCAGTCGAACGGCAACCAATCAATACGACGGCGATCATTCTGTTCTTGGTGTTCGTGGGAGCGACACTGGCCATCACCTACTGGTCGGCTTCAAGGACGAAATCGGTCAACGACTTCTACACCGCCGGCGGCGGCATCACCGGCTTCCAGAACGGTATCGCCTTGGCCGGTGACTACATGTCCGCGGGGACGCTGCTGGGGCTCACCAGCATGATCTTCTTCAGGGGCTATGACGGCATGATCTACGCGATCAGCTTCTTCGTGGCCTGGCCGGTGCTGCTGTTCCTGTTCGCGGAGCGAATCAGAAACCTGGGGCGCATCACCATCTCCGACATCGTCGCGAACCGGCTCGACGAAGGCCCGATACGGACGTTGATGGCATTTTCGTCGCTCACGGTGGTCTGCTTTTACCTCATCACCCAGATGGTCGGGGCCGGCCAGCTGATCCAGCTGCTGTTCGGCCTGCCCTACAATTATGCGGTGATCATCGTCGGGGTATTGATGGTGATCTACGTCACGTTCGGCGGCATGGTGGCGACCACCTGGGTCCAGATCACCAAGGCGTGCCTCTTGCTTCTTGGCGGCACGGTGCTGGGTTTCCTGGCGATAAGCAAGTTCGGCTTCTCGCTCGATTCCCTGTTCGACCAAGCGGTTGCCGCCCACAAAGACGGCGCCGCCATTCTGTTGCCCGGCAAGTTGACCGCCGATCCGATCGCGATCATCTCGCTTTCGATTGCGCTGGTCTTCGGGACCGCCGGCCTGCCCCACATTCTCATGCGCTTTTTTACCGTCGCCAACGCGAAGGAAGCGCGAAAGTCCGTGTTCGTGGCGACCGGTGCCATCGGGTTCTTTTTCCTGCTGGTGGTGGTGCTGGGAATGGCCGCGATCGTCATCGTCGGTCGCGATCCCGCCTTCTTCGTAGGAGGCGATCTTGCCGGGAAGCTCATCGGTGGCAACAACATGCCGGTCATGCACCTGGCCAAGGCAGTCGGCGGGGATCTCATGCTCGGCTTCCTGTCCGCGGTGGCCTTCGCCACGATTCTGGCGGTGGTATCCGGGCTCGCGATCGCGGGCACCTCGGCCATCGCGCACGACCTCTACACCCGCGTCATCAAGAAGAACCGCGCTTCCGAAGCGGAGCAGAGGCGGGTTTCGAGGATCGCGCCGGTGTGCATCGGCGTGGTGGCGGTGATCCTGGGCATTCTGTTCAAGGACCAGAATATCGCCTTCCTGATCGGCCTGACCTTCGGCATCGCTGCCTCGGTGAATTTCCCGATCCTCGCACTTTCCATGTTCTGGAAAGGCTTGACGACCCGCGGAGCACTGATTGGCGGCACGGCGGGACTCATCAGCTCGGTCGCGCTGGTCATCCTCTCGCCCGCCGTCTGGGTCAAGGTACTGGGCAACGACCACGCAATCTTCCCGTACGACTACCCGGCGATCGTCTCGGTGAATGTGGCCTTCCTCTTCACCTGGCTCGGATCGATTACCGACCGCAGTTCCCGGGCCGGACGCGAGCGCGAAGCGTTCGACGACCAGTTCGTCGCCGCCCAGACAGGGCTGGGCGCTGCCGGGGCAGTCCGCCACTAG
- a CDS encoding LysR family transcriptional regulator, translating into MDQLHMLRAFVAAARHRSFSKAAVSLGVTTGSVSKAVAKLENSVQTRLLHRTTRSVNLTEAAQTYFLSCSKLLEELDEANRRITQEHEVDGGRLRLAIHPTLINETFARFIGQYRSVAPRVDLVISVHDGVVSLYDGQCDIAILPPNLVEQSVVIRRTLSQSRRIWVTTAGYLSRHDMPKTAADLAEHFLLLNPKIRRRDSDCIDLLEAGGLVSVRARSSLYGNEAMVHTAALAGAGIALLPELMIREDIARGHLVPVLPTCFTPDADAEICLFYSHRELLPARFRTFIDCCTEFFRAEASRTTVSTTPPACQAVRRMSALVTA; encoded by the coding sequence ATGGACCAACTCCACATGTTGAGGGCATTTGTCGCGGCGGCTCGGCATCGAAGCTTCAGCAAGGCAGCCGTGTCGCTCGGAGTAACCACGGGTTCCGTTTCCAAGGCTGTCGCGAAGCTGGAAAACAGCGTCCAGACGAGGCTGCTTCATCGCACGACACGCTCGGTGAATCTGACCGAAGCCGCCCAAACGTATTTCCTGAGCTGTTCCAAGCTGCTCGAAGAGCTCGACGAGGCGAACCGACGCATCACCCAGGAGCACGAAGTCGATGGTGGAAGGCTTCGCCTGGCCATCCATCCCACCTTGATCAACGAGACCTTTGCACGTTTCATCGGCCAATATCGTTCGGTGGCGCCGAGGGTCGATCTGGTGATTTCCGTTCACGACGGTGTCGTGAGCCTTTATGACGGTCAATGCGATATTGCGATTCTGCCGCCAAACCTCGTCGAGCAGTCCGTCGTAATTCGTCGGACGCTGTCGCAATCGAGACGCATCTGGGTCACCACGGCCGGCTACCTGAGTCGGCACGACATGCCGAAGACGGCGGCGGATCTCGCCGAACACTTCCTTCTCCTGAATCCGAAGATCCGGCGGCGCGACAGTGACTGCATCGACCTGCTCGAGGCCGGGGGGCTCGTGAGCGTGCGCGCGCGCTCGTCGCTGTACGGCAATGAGGCCATGGTGCACACCGCGGCGCTTGCGGGAGCCGGCATCGCCCTGCTGCCCGAACTGATGATTCGGGAAGACATCGCCAGGGGCCATCTCGTGCCCGTTCTACCCACCTGCTTCACCCCAGACGCCGATGCGGAAATATGTCTCTTCTATTCACATCGGGAGTTGCTGCCGGCGCGCTTCCGAACCTTCATCGACTGTTGCACCGAGTTCTTCAGGGCTGAAGCGTCACGGACGACAGTCTCCACGACCCCGCCGGCATGCCAAGCCGTACGGCGCATGTCGGCTCTGGTGACGGCCTGA
- a CDS encoding tautomerase family protein, whose translation MALISIDMRFGRTDEQKRKLAAGLLEIIGAATGETRNDIFLVFREGRGINFVEHGEHLPEYVEGAANDTDLISRLK comes from the coding sequence ATGGCCCTTATCTCAATTGACATGCGTTTCGGCCGAACCGATGAGCAGAAGCGGAAACTTGCCGCCGGTTTGTTGGAAATCATCGGTGCCGCGACGGGTGAGACGCGAAACGACATCTTCCTGGTGTTCCGGGAAGGGCGCGGTATCAATTTCGTCGAGCACGGCGAGCACCTCCCGGAATATGTCGAAGGCGCGGCGAACGACACGGATCTCATCAGCCGCCTCAAATGA
- a CDS encoding MmgE/PrpD family protein, which yields MNDPTIVQRIGKFAHGASAEHLSANSRRLFKRNILDSLGCAIAALPGKPFGQLRSQFEEYRGTGAGSCSLIGGGKTSPDQAALYNCGLVRYVDLLDSYMSPGGLCHPSDNFGTILAAAEHVGASGEDFLLALAVAYEIQSRITAVVPVMALGFNHAIQLAASAAAGAGKLFGLSAEQIAHAVAIATVDNVSLSCVHSEPVSQWKGFSPGITGMRAIYSASLAKRGFTGPLRLFEGPNGLERMFAQPIEVDWEDPGLAIIQQTVMKKYCSLIHGQPVLEATLDLKRINGIDGADVESVVCDIFQTGYDIAGGGGFGSKDSPRTKEQADYNLKYLIAAALLDDVVGPAQLEPERICADDAQALLARVTVRPDESFSAQYPHALNTRITIQCKDGRVVSKEHVGFEGGLEKPLTWERTVEKFHWLSEQYAERALRDEIIQWVLHLEDRPVGTLMELLARVSPTQRFPADHPGIQ from the coding sequence ATGAATGACCCAACAATCGTTCAGCGCATCGGAAAATTCGCACATGGTGCAAGCGCAGAACATCTGTCAGCCAATTCAAGGCGACTTTTTAAACGCAATATTCTCGACAGTCTTGGATGCGCCATCGCCGCGCTGCCGGGCAAACCGTTCGGCCAGTTGCGCAGTCAGTTCGAAGAGTATCGCGGCACCGGCGCCGGTTCGTGCTCGCTGATCGGTGGCGGCAAGACCTCGCCCGATCAGGCGGCCCTGTATAACTGCGGCCTCGTGCGATACGTAGACCTCCTCGACAGCTACATGTCGCCCGGTGGTCTGTGCCATCCGAGCGACAATTTCGGGACGATTCTCGCCGCGGCCGAGCATGTAGGCGCCAGCGGCGAAGACTTCCTGCTCGCACTCGCCGTGGCATACGAGATCCAGTCGCGCATCACCGCAGTGGTGCCGGTCATGGCCCTGGGTTTCAACCATGCAATCCAGCTGGCCGCGTCCGCGGCGGCGGGGGCGGGCAAGCTCTTCGGCCTGTCCGCCGAACAGATCGCGCACGCGGTGGCGATTGCAACGGTCGACAATGTATCGTTGAGCTGCGTCCATTCGGAACCGGTGTCGCAATGGAAGGGCTTTTCGCCGGGCATCACCGGTATGCGCGCCATCTATTCCGCGTCGCTCGCCAAACGGGGCTTCACCGGGCCGCTCCGGCTCTTTGAAGGACCGAACGGCCTCGAGCGCATGTTCGCGCAGCCCATCGAGGTGGACTGGGAAGATCCGGGCCTCGCGATCATCCAGCAGACCGTCATGAAGAAGTATTGCTCGCTGATTCACGGTCAGCCGGTACTCGAAGCGACGCTGGACTTGAAGCGCATCAACGGCATTGATGGTGCTGACGTCGAATCGGTCGTCTGCGACATCTTTCAGACGGGATATGACATTGCGGGCGGCGGCGGGTTTGGCTCGAAGGACTCGCCGCGTACCAAAGAGCAGGCGGACTACAACCTCAAGTACCTGATCGCCGCCGCCCTGCTGGACGACGTGGTGGGTCCGGCACAGCTTGAGCCGGAGCGTATCTGTGCCGACGACGCCCAGGCGCTGCTTGCACGCGTGACAGTGCGCCCCGACGAGTCCTTCAGTGCTCAGTACCCCCACGCACTCAATACGCGGATCACCATTCAGTGCAAGGACGGACGGGTGGTGTCGAAGGAGCACGTCGGCTTCGAGGGCGGTCTCGAGAAACCGCTGACGTGGGAGCGGACCGTCGAAAAATTCCATTGGCTCAGTGAGCAATATGCCGAGAGGGCACTTCGCGACGAGATCATTCAATGGGTCTTGCATCTCGAAGACCGTCCGGTCGGCACATTGATGGAGCTGTTGGCGCGCGTGAGTCCCACGCAACGGTTCCCGGCCGATCACCCCGGGATTCAGTGA
- a CDS encoding NAD(P)H-dependent flavin oxidoreductase, which yields MKLVNVNYPGNVVTRLCGIEYPIFAAGMAAISGPELVAAATNAGGMGIVGGLRLPPLALRKWIQETKRLTDKPFGVNVVPKFGGPDVFEAQFQVILEERPRLLSLFYAEDYAADMIPRAKHAGLVVMVQVGTTKLAKEALSHGADIIVAQGSECGGHLNPGTIGLMSLLPSILDIAQGRPVLAAGGITNRADVAVAMELGASGVLVGTAFVACDESNAHPLYKQKIVEATTDDTEYRTGYSFGWPYGTPHRVIPNHDKWNVLRFVGGGARTIDKPKMAQKLSLYAGQGSGKVLDIVPAAERVAELARGLPIQADVSRVERCTTDPSARDGILHAKHRDAREEGRS from the coding sequence ATGAAACTCGTGAACGTGAACTACCCCGGCAACGTCGTCACGCGGCTCTGCGGCATCGAATACCCGATCTTTGCCGCGGGGATGGCTGCGATCTCCGGCCCCGAGCTTGTCGCCGCCGCAACCAATGCAGGCGGCATGGGCATCGTCGGCGGACTGCGTCTTCCTCCACTGGCCTTGCGCAAGTGGATTCAGGAAACCAAGCGCCTGACGGACAAACCGTTCGGCGTGAACGTGGTGCCAAAATTCGGCGGTCCGGATGTCTTCGAAGCACAATTCCAGGTCATCCTGGAGGAAAGGCCCCGGCTGCTGTCGCTGTTTTACGCTGAGGATTACGCCGCCGACATGATTCCGCGAGCGAAACACGCGGGCCTGGTGGTCATGGTGCAGGTCGGTACGACCAAGCTCGCCAAGGAGGCTCTGTCTCACGGTGCGGACATCATCGTGGCACAAGGCAGCGAATGCGGCGGCCACCTCAATCCGGGCACGATCGGGCTCATGTCCTTGCTACCATCGATTCTCGACATCGCGCAGGGGCGCCCCGTCCTGGCTGCGGGTGGCATCACGAATCGAGCCGATGTGGCGGTGGCAATGGAACTGGGCGCCTCGGGTGTGCTGGTCGGCACCGCTTTCGTGGCGTGCGACGAATCGAATGCGCACCCGCTCTACAAGCAGAAGATCGTCGAAGCAACGACCGACGATACCGAGTATCGAACCGGCTACTCCTTCGGATGGCCGTACGGGACTCCCCACCGGGTGATTCCCAATCACGACAAGTGGAATGTACTGCGCTTTGTGGGCGGAGGCGCACGCACGATCGACAAGCCGAAAATGGCCCAGAAGCTGTCGCTGTACGCCGGCCAGGGCTCCGGAAAAGTCCTCGACATCGTTCCGGCAGCCGAACGCGTCGCCGAACTCGCCCGCGGCTTACCCATCCAGGCGGACGTCAGTCGCGTGGAACGTTGCACCACGGACCCTTCGGCGCGAGATGGCATCCTTCACGCGAAGCATCGTGATGCCCGGGAGGAAGGCCGTTCGTGA
- a CDS encoding DUF485 domain-containing protein, with the protein METTALSGIRSNPLFHVLVTRRRRFVAWLTAAILIPYYAFIFVAAFAPQLLAAKVSSGVINVGWPVGAALIVGSWLLTGVYAQRANGEFDELTVKILAGERK; encoded by the coding sequence ATGGAGACGACCGCACTTTCCGGGATTCGGAGCAATCCCCTATTTCATGTACTCGTAACGCGCCGGAGGAGATTCGTCGCCTGGCTGACAGCGGCGATCCTGATTCCGTATTACGCATTTATCTTCGTTGCCGCTTTCGCACCGCAGCTGCTCGCAGCGAAGGTTTCCAGTGGCGTCATAAATGTTGGCTGGCCGGTCGGCGCTGCCTTGATCGTCGGTTCATGGCTGCTGACGGGCGTGTATGCGCAACGGGCAAACGGCGAATTCGACGAGCTCACCGTGAAGATCTTGGCCGGAGAGCGCAAATGA
- a CDS encoding LysR family transcriptional regulator, translated as MDVADLRVFEAVARHGSMNRAALELHTVQSNVTVRIRSLERQIGMPLFRRHARGVSLTPAGQRMLPYAMRIAKLVADAKTAALDEGAPSGPLSLGTLETTAALRLSPILSGFARRYPQVKLSLTTGTTCSLTADVTDCRLDGAFVAGPIDHPDLRCETISREELVLVTPRTMRSMKALSSMAGLQTIVFRLGCSYRQRLEALLAEMGIMTTSPLEFGSTDAILACVAAGVGITLLPRAIVSGTREKDAIAIHSLPPERAQVETLFIRRHDGYLSSAMHAFIDSARSEFGPVMAAA; from the coding sequence ATGGACGTCGCCGATCTCAGGGTATTCGAAGCCGTAGCGCGCCACGGCAGCATGAACCGCGCCGCGCTCGAGCTGCACACGGTCCAGTCCAACGTGACCGTGCGCATCCGTTCGCTCGAGCGTCAGATCGGCATGCCGCTGTTTCGACGCCACGCGCGTGGCGTGAGCTTGACCCCGGCCGGCCAGCGCATGCTGCCTTATGCGATGCGCATTGCGAAACTCGTGGCCGATGCAAAAACGGCGGCGCTCGATGAGGGGGCGCCGAGTGGCCCCCTGAGCCTCGGCACCTTGGAGACGACGGCTGCATTGCGTTTGTCGCCGATACTGAGCGGCTTCGCGCGCAGATATCCGCAGGTGAAGTTGTCGCTGACGACCGGAACGACGTGCAGTCTCACGGCAGACGTGACCGATTGCCGTCTTGACGGCGCCTTCGTGGCCGGTCCGATTGATCATCCGGACCTGCGCTGCGAAACCATTTCCCGCGAAGAACTGGTCCTGGTCACGCCCCGAACGATGCGGTCGATGAAGGCCCTTTCGTCGATGGCAGGCCTCCAGACGATCGTCTTTCGCCTCGGCTGCTCCTACCGCCAGCGTCTTGAGGCGCTGCTGGCAGAAATGGGCATCATGACCACGAGCCCCCTGGAATTCGGCTCTACCGACGCCATTCTCGCCTGTGTTGCCGCGGGTGTCGGCATTACCCTGCTGCCGAGGGCCATCGTTTCCGGCACGCGCGAGAAGGACGCGATCGCCATTCATAGCCTTCCGCCCGAAAGGGCCCAGGTCGAGACGCTCTTCATCCGCAGGCACGACGGCTATCTATCCAGCGCGATGCACGCATTCATCGATTCGGCGCGTTCCGAGTTCGGGCCGGTGATGGCTGCCGCCTGA
- a CDS encoding tautomerase family protein, translated as MPFIECHIKQGLTRERREELMRDIVQVTHDSIGSDPKIINVIIHEHPAENISISSRINGEEYKKK; from the coding sequence ATGCCATTCATCGAATGCCATATCAAACAAGGTCTGACGCGAGAGCGTCGGGAAGAGCTGATGCGGGACATCGTTCAGGTGACCCACGATTCGATCGGCTCCGACCCGAAGATCATCAACGTCATCATCCACGAGCATCCCGCCGAGAACATCAGCATTTCCAGTCGAATCAACGGCGAAGAGTACAAGAAGAAATAG
- a CDS encoding DUF485 domain-containing protein, producing the protein MSVFGGLETQRTNSGERTGLALTLMVVEVVMFFGFIALGAFDPKKLAAPLVADGVITIAFLYGFVILVVSVLLTGLYVAVENSGDGS; encoded by the coding sequence ATGAGCGTATTTGGTGGCTTGGAGACACAACGAACGAACTCTGGTGAGAGGACGGGTCTGGCCTTGACGCTGATGGTGGTCGAGGTCGTGATGTTTTTTGGGTTCATCGCGCTGGGCGCGTTCGATCCCAAGAAGCTGGCCGCGCCTTTGGTCGCTGATGGCGTTATTACCATCGCCTTTCTCTACGGCTTCGTCATTCTGGTCGTGAGCGTCCTTCTGACCGGATTGTATGTCGCGGTTGAAAACAGTGGAGACGGATCGTGA
- a CDS encoding carboxymuconolactone decarboxylase family protein encodes MPLTQRQQQVKDEFIRIRKTWAPQWESILRLDCEFLHAYLHLSAVPLQRNHLEDKVKEFIYIAINASSTHLFAPGIQMHLQAALDMGATREELMDVLELTSTVGIHASNVAFPILREVLNEHGAAIERRADDGRYAALRQRFVDDQGNWDSTWEALLDTDPDLFERYLEFSAVPWRSNHLSPKVKELILCAVDTAATHLYTPGIRTHMRNAIRHGATAGEIIEVIEIVSVIGIHGALIGTPMLEERAGAREE; translated from the coding sequence ATGCCACTGACTCAACGACAGCAGCAGGTCAAGGACGAATTCATTCGAATCAGAAAGACCTGGGCCCCCCAGTGGGAAAGCATCTTGCGGCTCGATTGCGAGTTTCTGCACGCATACCTTCATCTGTCGGCTGTACCGCTCCAGAGGAATCACTTGGAGGACAAGGTGAAGGAGTTCATCTATATCGCGATTAACGCCTCTTCGACGCATCTGTTCGCGCCCGGGATACAGATGCATCTTCAGGCGGCATTGGACATGGGCGCTACCCGTGAGGAGCTCATGGACGTCCTCGAACTGACGAGCACTGTCGGGATTCATGCCTCGAACGTCGCATTTCCCATTCTCCGCGAGGTCTTGAATGAACACGGGGCAGCCATCGAACGTCGCGCCGATGACGGTCGATATGCCGCTCTAAGACAGCGATTTGTTGACGACCAAGGCAACTGGGACAGCACCTGGGAAGCGCTGCTCGACACGGACCCCGATCTGTTCGAACGGTACCTCGAATTCTCTGCCGTCCCGTGGCGATCGAATCATCTGTCACCCAAGGTCAAAGAATTGATTCTCTGTGCCGTCGACACTGCGGCCACGCATCTCTATACGCCTGGAATCAGGACGCACATGCGGAATGCGATTCGTCACGGTGCAACCGCAGGGGAAATCATCGAAGTCATTGAAATTGTCAGCGTGATCGGCATTCATGGTGCGCTGATCGGGACACCGATGCTTGAGGAGCGCGCGGGCGCGCGGGAAGAATAG